A genomic segment from Gammaproteobacteria bacterium encodes:
- a CDS encoding phytochelatin synthase family protein yields the protein MRPLPADLVALDSRDGRALFTQALTAGTMEGYFKLAQQFHTQSDPAYCGLGSLVCALNALNIDPARVWKGPWRWFSEELLDCCKSLDDVRQFGLTLDEAGCLAECSGAAVAMHRPPTANVDAFRAHAQRAATGAEGPVLVVNYSRRALGQTGGGHFSPIGGYHVPTDKVLVLDTARFKYPPHWVPVDLLFDAMEDEDRDTGRPRGWLLIDKGA from the coding sequence ATGCGCCCGTTGCCCGCCGATCTCGTCGCGCTCGACTCCCGAGACGGGCGAGCGCTGTTCACGCAGGCGTTGACGGCGGGAACCATGGAAGGCTACTTCAAGCTGGCCCAGCAATTTCACACTCAATCGGATCCGGCCTATTGCGGTCTCGGGTCGCTCGTCTGCGCGCTGAACGCGCTGAACATCGATCCTGCTCGCGTCTGGAAGGGGCCGTGGAGATGGTTCAGCGAGGAGCTGCTCGACTGTTGCAAGTCGCTCGACGACGTCCGGCAATTCGGGCTCACGCTGGACGAAGCGGGCTGCCTCGCCGAGTGCAGCGGCGCGGCGGTCGCCATGCACCGGCCGCCGACCGCGAACGTCGACGCGTTCCGCGCGCACGCTCAGCGGGCCGCGACGGGAGCGGAGGGGCCGGTGCTCGTCGTGAATTACTCGCGACGAGCCTTGGGCCAGACCGGGGGCGGCCACTTCTCGCCGATCGGCGGCTACCACGTGCCGACGGACAAGGTGCTCGTGCTCGACACGGCCCGTTTCAAGTATCCGCCCCACTGGGTGCCCGTCGACCTCCTCTTCGACGCGATGGAGGACGAGGATCGGGACACGGGCCGCCCGCGCGGCTGGCTCCTGATCGACAAAGGCGCTTGA
- a CDS encoding amino acid permease, giving the protein MVKRGVDRLFARKSVEQMHAEHEHGELKKTLGALNLVLLGVGCIIGTGIFVLTGRAAAEFAGPGIMISFIITGTLCALVALSYAELAAAIPVSGSAYSYSYASMGEMVAWIMGLLLVLEYGLAASTVAVGWSGYVASFLHDIGIDLPPALRAAPGVEVTDFTSGAVVGTGAVNLPALIAIIAVSGLLVLGVSESALVNNIIVFIKTSVIVAFIVIGAFFVNPDLWTPLIPPQQPPPPAGADAGIWSQIGSALWAVLTAQSTGQYGVPGLITGAATIFFAYIGFEAVSTAGAESKNPARDMPIGILGSLIICTILYILTSGVLVGIVPYTDLDDPAPIAKAVNQIGLPWFAALVKIGAIAGLSSVMLVLLYAQTRIFYTIARDGLIPPVFAVVHPKFKTPWINTIIVGVVACGFAGFMGLDALANLTNVGTLAAFTIVCFTVLYLRYARPDMRRPFKTPLFPVTPLLGAVMCLFLLMSLMAHEATRNFFLIYLGFGFLLYFVYGVWNSKLGKGIVVGGHEEVMPPGIAD; this is encoded by the coding sequence ATGGTAAAGCGTGGGGTCGATCGGCTGTTCGCACGGAAATCGGTCGAGCAAATGCACGCCGAGCACGAGCATGGGGAGCTCAAGAAGACGCTCGGCGCACTGAATCTCGTTCTGCTCGGGGTCGGCTGCATCATCGGCACGGGTATTTTCGTGCTGACGGGCAGGGCGGCTGCCGAGTTCGCCGGGCCCGGCATCATGATCTCGTTCATCATCACGGGAACGCTGTGCGCGCTCGTGGCGCTCTCTTACGCGGAGCTTGCGGCGGCAATACCGGTCTCGGGCTCGGCGTATTCGTACTCGTACGCCTCGATGGGCGAGATGGTCGCCTGGATCATGGGCCTGCTGCTGGTGCTCGAGTACGGCCTCGCGGCGTCGACCGTGGCGGTAGGCTGGTCGGGATACGTCGCGAGCTTCTTGCACGACATCGGCATCGATCTGCCCCCGGCGCTGCGCGCCGCGCCGGGGGTCGAGGTCACGGATTTCACCAGCGGAGCGGTGGTTGGCACCGGCGCCGTCAACTTGCCCGCCTTGATCGCGATCATCGCCGTGAGCGGCCTCCTCGTGCTCGGTGTCTCGGAATCGGCGCTCGTCAACAACATCATCGTGTTCATCAAGACGTCGGTCATCGTCGCGTTCATCGTGATCGGCGCATTCTTCGTGAACCCCGATCTCTGGACGCCGCTGATTCCGCCCCAGCAGCCGCCGCCGCCGGCCGGCGCGGATGCGGGCATCTGGAGCCAGATCGGCAGCGCGCTCTGGGCCGTCCTCACCGCGCAAAGCACGGGCCAGTACGGCGTGCCGGGGCTCATCACCGGCGCCGCCACGATTTTCTTCGCGTACATCGGTTTCGAGGCGGTGTCGACCGCGGGCGCGGAATCGAAGAACCCGGCGAGGGACATGCCGATCGGCATCCTCGGCTCCCTGATCATCTGCACGATTCTTTACATCCTCACGTCGGGGGTGCTCGTCGGAATCGTCCCGTACACGGACCTCGACGATCCCGCGCCGATTGCGAAGGCGGTCAACCAAATCGGGCTGCCATGGTTCGCCGCGCTCGTGAAGATCGGCGCCATCGCCGGTCTCTCGTCGGTGATGCTCGTGCTGCTCTACGCGCAGACGCGCATCTTCTACACGATCGCGCGTGACGGTCTGATCCCGCCCGTCTTCGCGGTCGTGCACCCGAAGTTCAAGACGCCGTGGATCAACACGATCATCGTCGGCGTCGTCGCGTGCGGTTTCGCGGGATTCATGGGGCTCGACGCGCTCGCGAATCTGACGAACGTCGGCACGCTTGCCGCGTTCACGATCGTCTGCTTTACGGTGCTCTATCTTCGATATGCCAGGCCCGACATGCGCCGGCCGTTCAAGACGCCGCTGTTCCCGGTGACCCCGCTCCTCGGCGCCGTCATGTGCTTGTTCTTGTTGATGTCGCTGATGGCGCACGAGGCGACGCGTAACTTCTTTCTCATCTATCTCGGGTTCGGCTTCCTTCTCTACTTCGTGTACGGCGTGTGGAACTCGAAGCTCGGGAAGGGCATCGTCGTCGGGGGCCATGAGGAGGTCATGCCTCCCGGAATCGCCGACTGA
- a CDS encoding SDR family oxidoreductase, protein MRVGGAPGSRWLEHAPRARSGLRLHHRRRGHECDVGSRAAFLRVADDFGDRTGRIDAIVNNAMLLHYCPVDQVEPERLDAMLDVGIKALFWSAQALVAHYDPERGASLINMASPVAFRGYPGTSAHSAVKGAVVAFTRVMAAELGPTSSQTQEHLMIPPNQVA, encoded by the coding sequence ATTCGCGTCGGCGGTGCGCCGGGATCGCGTTGGCTTGAGCACGCACCCCGAGCCCGGTCGGGACTTCGATTACATCATCGTCGGCGCGGGCACGAGTGCGACGTGGGGTCGCGAGCGGCGTTCCTGCGAGTGGCGGACGATTTCGGGGACCGGACCGGTCGGATCGACGCGATCGTCAACAACGCGATGCTTCTCCACTATTGCCCCGTCGATCAGGTCGAGCCCGAACGGCTCGACGCGATGCTCGACGTCGGCATCAAAGCGCTCTTCTGGTCCGCGCAGGCGCTCGTCGCGCATTACGACCCGGAGCGTGGGGCGAGCTTGATCAACATGGCTTCGCCGGTCGCCTTCCGCGGCTATCCGGGCACGTCCGCGCACAGCGCCGTGAAAGGCGCGGTGGTCGCCTTCACGCGAGTGATGGCCGCGGAGCTCGGACCGACATCGTCGCAAACCCAGGAGCACCTGATGATTCCGCCGAATCAGGTGGCTTAG
- a CDS encoding NAD(P)-binding domain-containing protein, giving the protein MIRAPRRRYPPAGAVDVVVIGAGHAGLAMSRCLAELSIDHVVLERGEIANSWRRERWDSLRLLTPNWQSRLPGYAYRGPDPDGYMSVSDVVEFIDGYARLIGASVKPHTTVTSVVAEACGYRVATDRGDWRCRAVVLASGAHGVPAVPAAAAALPKSVTTLTPKTYRNPDQLDGGGVLVVGASASGIQLADEIRRSGRRVILAVGEHIRMPRVYRGLDIQWWLDAVGILDERYDEVDDIVRARRVPSPQLVGTSERATLDLNALTERGIELVGRLVGIDEDGKAQFSGSLRNHCAMADLKLARLLDRLDDWAAQHGDRPAFAPPERFAATRVGDAPRLCVDLARERISTVIFATGFRPDYAWLHVPVFDHKGRLRHDGGVVDAPGLYVLGLNFMRRRKSSFIHGAEDDARDLCAHLAASLRLGSGGRMPRGAVG; this is encoded by the coding sequence GTGATCCGCGCTCCTCGAAGGCGCTATCCGCCGGCCGGCGCCGTCGACGTCGTCGTCATCGGCGCCGGCCACGCGGGGCTCGCGATGAGCCGGTGCCTCGCCGAGCTCTCGATCGATCACGTCGTGCTCGAGCGCGGCGAGATCGCGAACTCGTGGCGGCGCGAGCGCTGGGACTCGCTGCGGCTCTTGACGCCGAACTGGCAGAGCCGGCTGCCGGGCTATGCCTACCGCGGCCCGGACCCGGACGGCTACATGAGCGTAAGCGACGTCGTCGAGTTCATCGACGGCTACGCGAGGCTTATCGGCGCGTCCGTGAAGCCGCACACGACGGTGACGTCGGTCGTCGCGGAGGCTTGCGGCTACCGCGTCGCGACCGATCGCGGCGATTGGCGTTGCCGCGCGGTCGTCCTCGCGAGCGGCGCGCACGGCGTTCCGGCCGTGCCTGCCGCCGCCGCCGCGCTGCCGAAGTCGGTCACGACGCTGACGCCGAAGACGTATCGCAATCCGGACCAGCTCGATGGCGGCGGCGTCCTCGTCGTCGGCGCGTCGGCGAGCGGAATACAGCTCGCGGACGAGATTCGGCGCTCGGGGCGGCGCGTGATCCTCGCCGTCGGCGAGCACATCCGGATGCCGCGCGTCTACCGCGGGCTCGACATCCAATGGTGGCTCGACGCCGTCGGGATCCTCGACGAACGCTACGACGAGGTCGACGACATCGTCCGCGCGCGGCGCGTGCCGTCGCCGCAGCTCGTCGGAACGTCCGAGCGCGCGACGCTCGATCTGAACGCGCTCACGGAACGCGGGATCGAGCTCGTCGGCCGCCTGGTCGGCATCGACGAGGACGGCAAGGCGCAGTTCTCGGGCTCGTTGCGCAACCATTGCGCGATGGCCGACCTGAAGCTCGCGCGCCTGCTGGACAGGCTCGACGACTGGGCCGCGCAGCACGGCGACCGCCCTGCCTTCGCACCGCCCGAGCGCTTCGCGGCGACGCGGGTCGGAGACGCGCCGCGCCTCTGCGTCGATCTCGCCCGCGAGCGCATCTCGACCGTGATTTTTGCGACAGGCTTCCGGCCGGACTATGCGTGGCTGCACGTCCCGGTCTTCGATCACAAGGGCCGGCTGCGTCACGACGGCGGAGTCGTGGATGCGCCCGGCTTGTACGTGCTGGGGCTCAATTTCATGCGCCGGCGCAAATCGAGCTTCATCCACGGCGCCGAGGACGATGCGCGTGACCTCTGCGCACACCTCGCCGCGAGCTTGCGGCTTGGCAGCGGCGGGCGCATGCCGCGGGGCGCCGTCGGTTGA
- a CDS encoding OsmC family protein, protein MNITANKVDNGVNVEALLGARQALTEAPEAARFKWRATCAWVNGTHSRSVVHGFFGLGAEQSHKTEFHYDADHPELFAAEDNGATPVEYVLVALASCLTAGIATVAQHRNIQLRSVKATLEAGMDLQGILGIDSEVRNGFDGIKVVFEVDADATEQEIAALVAQSQRRSAVFDIVTNPTNVAVEVK, encoded by the coding sequence ATGAACATCACCGCGAACAAGGTCGACAACGGCGTCAACGTCGAAGCGCTGCTCGGCGCCCGGCAGGCACTGACCGAAGCGCCGGAGGCGGCGCGCTTCAAATGGCGTGCCACGTGCGCGTGGGTCAACGGCACCCATAGCCGCTCCGTCGTGCACGGCTTCTTCGGGCTCGGCGCGGAGCAATCGCACAAGACCGAGTTCCACTACGACGCCGATCACCCGGAGCTCTTCGCCGCGGAGGACAACGGCGCGACGCCGGTCGAGTACGTGCTCGTTGCGCTCGCGTCCTGTCTCACGGCGGGAATCGCGACCGTCGCGCAGCACCGGAACATTCAGCTGCGCTCCGTGAAGGCGACGCTCGAAGCCGGCATGGACCTGCAAGGCATCCTCGGCATCGACAGCGAGGTGCGCAACGGCTTCGACGGGATCAAGGTCGTCTTCGAGGTCGATGCGGATGCCACGGAGCAAGAGATCGCCGCGCTCGTCGCGCAGTCGCAGCGGCGCTCCGCCGTCTTCGACATCGTGACGAACCCGACGAACGTCGCGGTGGAGGTCAAGTGA
- a CDS encoding AAA family ATPase encodes MAALELKFLGGLEILRDGASVELPPSKKTRALLAYLALNGRPFQREHLCDLLWEIPDDPRGSLRWSLSKLRRLVDDDSRQRIVADRNSVAFDASDVEIDVLALHALAGGGLEHVSLDALEAAAARYRGHFLEGLSLSAFQDFDAWCCAERERALQAQSRVLSALVRRLETEPERALPHAYELVRIAPYDETARATLIRLLVALGRTDQAEQQYRTGARLLQEAGAAPTGALYRALRGEPGARRAAGGAESVEARRASVAEHRASVAERRAAAGAPQPPKAPGGAGDTALIGRDEELERIATALARAVAERRGRLVLVCGEPGIGKSRLLEAAAGLARDAGAFMLEACAFESESIRPFALWIDALHRAAANGTADVFGDVLANVDEANRDRLFRALGELVAERARVQPVVVLFDDLHWGDESSASALHYVARTNRDQPFVGVLATREDELRDNTAVRRMLRELRQAGLLEEIELGPLPEADLRALISTRVPQANGTRLSRECGGNPLLAIELARAEAAGDSGQSLDELVQERLARLDHESGDVLRWAAVLAPRIDEATLARVSGLDWNGIGEALETAARQSMLLPTERGFRFSHDLIARSIYSSISPARRRTMHRRVAELLEQDTALDLAHAADLAHHASQSGDAGLCARAMVSAGRLCLRFFANEEALSLARKGLQWVERLAPAERVCLTLELREILLAAAPVEDWEAAAAEYAALAEQALDHGAMAHARRGYNMASYVLWQHGRWTGAHEETLQAERVARGGSEAENIAGLAEAARCLAMLERDLSQAEALLMEAQALAKRKRMSHCAIPGALGMLRFHQNKLDEAVGLFKEARALAKSAGDRISEFQANEYLAMIELERERFDAAKAYCASLIELGEKIREGSERPFAHALDGLCHYALTDETAPLEAALEDLRSADAKHRMAYTLTRAALLDIERRRHETALDRATEALDCAEALDRATDMMLAHVALALASRAANDEAGFERHAAALARLETAPVALWARERAAALTAPLARPA; translated from the coding sequence TCCCGGACGACCCGCGCGGCTCGCTCCGCTGGAGCCTTTCGAAGCTGCGCCGCCTCGTGGACGACGATTCGCGTCAGCGGATCGTCGCCGATCGGAACAGCGTCGCGTTCGACGCGAGCGACGTCGAAATCGACGTGCTCGCGCTGCACGCGCTCGCGGGCGGAGGCCTCGAGCACGTGTCGCTCGACGCGCTCGAGGCCGCGGCCGCGCGCTATCGCGGGCACTTCCTCGAGGGCCTCAGTCTGTCGGCGTTCCAGGACTTCGACGCCTGGTGCTGCGCGGAGCGGGAGCGGGCCCTGCAAGCGCAGTCGCGCGTGTTGTCCGCGCTCGTGCGGCGCCTCGAGACCGAGCCCGAGCGCGCGCTGCCGCACGCGTACGAGCTCGTGCGCATTGCGCCTTACGATGAAACTGCGCGCGCGACGCTGATCCGGCTGCTCGTCGCTCTCGGCCGGACGGATCAGGCGGAGCAGCAGTATCGAACCGGCGCCCGGCTGTTGCAGGAGGCGGGCGCGGCGCCGACCGGGGCGCTGTACCGGGCCTTGCGGGGCGAGCCCGGCGCGCGGCGAGCCGCCGGCGGCGCGGAGTCGGTCGAGGCTCGGCGCGCGAGCGTCGCGGAGCATCGCGCAAGCGTCGCGGAGCGTCGCGCGGCCGCGGGTGCCCCGCAGCCGCCGAAGGCCCCCGGCGGCGCCGGCGACACGGCGTTGATCGGTCGCGACGAGGAGCTCGAGCGGATCGCGACCGCGCTCGCGCGCGCGGTCGCCGAGCGACGCGGCCGACTCGTGCTCGTCTGCGGCGAGCCCGGCATCGGCAAGAGCCGCCTGCTCGAAGCCGCCGCAGGGCTCGCCCGCGATGCCGGCGCATTCATGCTCGAAGCGTGTGCCTTCGAGTCGGAGTCGATCCGCCCGTTCGCATTGTGGATCGACGCGCTGCACCGCGCCGCGGCCAACGGCACGGCGGATGTCTTCGGCGATGTTCTTGCCAACGTCGACGAGGCCAACCGCGACCGCTTGTTCCGCGCATTGGGCGAGCTCGTCGCGGAGCGCGCCCGCGTGCAGCCCGTCGTCGTGCTATTCGACGATCTTCACTGGGGCGACGAGTCGAGCGCCTCGGCGCTGCATTACGTCGCGCGGACGAACCGCGATCAACCGTTCGTCGGCGTCCTGGCGACCCGCGAGGACGAGCTGCGCGACAACACCGCGGTGCGCCGCATGCTGCGCGAGCTGCGCCAAGCGGGGCTGCTCGAGGAGATCGAGCTCGGGCCGTTGCCCGAAGCGGATTTGCGCGCGCTCATCAGCACGCGCGTGCCGCAGGCGAACGGCACGCGGCTCAGCCGCGAATGCGGCGGCAATCCGCTGCTCGCGATCGAGCTTGCGCGCGCCGAGGCCGCCGGCGACAGCGGCCAGTCGCTCGACGAGCTCGTCCAGGAGCGTCTCGCGCGCCTCGATCACGAGAGCGGCGACGTGCTGCGCTGGGCCGCGGTGCTCGCGCCGCGCATCGATGAAGCCACGCTCGCGCGGGTGAGCGGCCTCGACTGGAACGGCATCGGCGAGGCGCTCGAGACGGCCGCGCGTCAGTCGATGCTGCTGCCGACGGAGCGCGGCTTCCGCTTCTCGCACGATCTCATCGCGCGCAGCATCTACTCGAGTATCTCGCCGGCGCGCCGCCGCACGATGCACCGGCGGGTCGCGGAGCTCCTCGAGCAGGACACGGCGCTCGACCTCGCGCACGCGGCGGATCTCGCGCACCACGCCTCGCAAAGCGGCGACGCCGGCCTCTGCGCACGCGCGATGGTCTCGGCCGGGAGGCTGTGCTTGAGATTCTTCGCGAACGAGGAGGCCCTCTCGCTGGCCCGCAAGGGCCTTCAGTGGGTCGAGCGCCTTGCGCCTGCGGAACGCGTCTGCCTCACGCTCGAGCTGCGCGAGATCCTGCTTGCCGCGGCACCCGTCGAGGACTGGGAAGCGGCCGCGGCCGAATACGCGGCGCTCGCCGAGCAGGCGCTCGACCACGGTGCGATGGCGCACGCGCGCCGCGGCTACAACATGGCGAGCTACGTGCTTTGGCAACACGGCCGCTGGACGGGCGCGCACGAGGAGACTCTGCAGGCGGAGCGCGTCGCGCGGGGCGGCAGCGAGGCCGAGAACATCGCGGGTCTCGCCGAGGCCGCGCGCTGCCTCGCGATGCTCGAGCGCGATCTCTCGCAGGCGGAGGCCCTGCTGATGGAGGCGCAAGCTCTCGCGAAGCGCAAGCGCATGAGCCATTGCGCGATCCCGGGCGCGCTCGGCATGCTGCGCTTCCATCAGAACAAGCTCGACGAAGCCGTCGGGCTCTTCAAGGAGGCGCGCGCCCTCGCGAAATCCGCGGGCGACCGGATCAGCGAGTTCCAGGCCAACGAGTATCTGGCGATGATCGAGCTCGAGCGCGAACGCTTCGACGCGGCGAAGGCGTATTGCGCATCGCTGATCGAGCTCGGCGAGAAGATTCGCGAGGGCAGCGAGCGGCCCTTCGCGCATGCGCTCGACGGCTTGTGCCACTACGCACTGACCGACGAGACCGCACCGCTCGAGGCCGCTCTCGAGGATCTGCGTTCCGCCGACGCGAAGCATCGAATGGCCTATACGCTGACGCGCGCCGCGCTCCTCGACATCGAACGGCGCCGGCACGAGACCGCGCTCGACCGCGCGACCGAAGCGCTCGACTGTGCCGAGGCGCTCGACCGCGCCACCGACATGATGCTCGCTCACGTCGCGCTGGCCCTCGCGAGCCGCGCGGCGAACGACGAGGCCGGCTTCGAGCGCCACGCAGCGGCGCTCGCCCGTCTCGAGACGGCGCCCGTCGCGCTTTGGGCTCGTGAGCGCGCTGCCGCGTTGACGGCGCCGCTGGCGCGTCCGGCGTGA